In Melospiza melodia melodia isolate bMelMel2 chromosome 30, bMelMel2.pri, whole genome shotgun sequence, the DNA window agggctgtgggtgctgagccCCCGCCGGCAGCACACCTCCGCCCTGCGCATCGCCGCCGCCCGCGGCTACGAGGACTGTGCCCGGCACCTGCTGCTGCGGGGCGCGGCCGTGGACGCCGTGGTGGGCGGCAGAGCCCCCCTGCACGACAGCGCGGCCGCCCCCCACCCCAACTGCGCCCGCCTGCTCCTGGCCTTCGGCGCCGACCCCAACGTGCTGAGCGCCGACGGCTCGGCCCCGCTGCACCTCTGCACAGCGCCCCACAGCCTCAGGTATGGGCTCACCTGCGTCCTACAGCCTCAAATACGGGCTCACCTGCGCCCCACAGCCTCAGGTACGGGATCACCTGTGGACCAGGGTGGGGCTCATCTGCCCATGAGAGGCCCCGCCCATGAAATCGTCACTCCTGCCCCACCCACCTAATCTGGGAGCCAGGGGCCTGCGGGGTGTCCTGGGAGGGTCCCTGGGGTGTCCTTGGGGGCGTCCCATGGGTGACAGGTCTCTGGAGGATGTCGCTGGGGGTGTCCCTTGGGAGCCAGGCCTCTCCATTATGCCCTGAGGATGTCCCTAGGGATGTCCCACGGGAACCATGGCACGTCCTGGTTGCGTCCCACGGTTGCCAAAGTGTCCCCTCGCCCTTCTCACCCTATCTCCAGGTGTgcggagctgctgctggcgcacGGGGCGCAGGTGAACCTGGGCACCCGCGACCGGCAGCTGACAGCGCTGCACGTGGCGGCGCGCCAGGGGCTGGTGGCCCACGTGGAGCTGTACCTGCACCACGGCGCCGACCCCTCCGTGCGCACCCACCAGGGCGAGACCCCCCTgaacgcggcggcggcggcggccgagcgCCCCGAGGACTCGGAGCGCTTCCTGCGCGTGGCCGAGCGGCTGCTGGAGGCCGGCGCCGAgcccggggccgcggggcgcAAGGGCCACACGCCGCTGCACAACGCCTGTGCCAACGGGCACCCCGGCATGGCCCGGCTGCTGCTGCGCCACGGCGCCGATGCCACCGTGCCCAACGGCGCCGGGGACACCCCCATGGACTGCGCCCTGCGCGCCGTGCGCGAGTACCGCCAGCAGCGCCCCGAGGAGACCCTCGCCCTGCTGCTGGACCACGGAGCCCTCCCCGCGCACCCCAAGGTGGGGCAGGGGGTGACGGGGGGCACGGGGAGGTGGCACTGGCGGTGTCACCCCCCTGGTgacacagctctgctggcagatgctcaggctgtgctgccagcacccGCCGGCGCTGGAGGTGATGCTCAACGCCTACGACCGCGTGCCTCCCGCCGACGGCTGGGTGGAGGCCGtgccccccgagctctgggagGTAACGGGGTGTCCTAAGGGGTCCtggggtgtccccgtgtccccagccagcCCACTGAGCCCCTGTCCGCCCCGCAGGAGCACCAGGAGTTCTATGCCTCGGCCGTGCGCATGGCGGGGCAGCCGCGGCGGCTGCAGCACCTGGCACGTGTGGCCATCCGGCGTCACCTGGGCGCCCGCTGCCGCGCCGCCgtgcccaggctggcactgccaccccccctGCGCCGCTACCTCCAGCTGCCCATCGAGGGGCTCATCTCCTGAGggtgccctgtgtgtgcccaCTGGAGTCCCCTCCACGTCCCCTTGCTCCCCGTGCCCTGGTGTCAATAAAGGACGTGGCAGAGGTGGCCCTTGAGGCGTCTTTGTCCCTGTGGGAGCAGGGTGGGCAATGGcggctgctgtggggacaggggactgtggggacaggggactgtggggacaggggatgagtggggacaggggactgtggggacaggggactgtggggacaggggatgagtggggacaggggactgtggggacaggggactgtggggacaggggatgagTGGGGACAGGAGATGAGGGGGGAC includes these proteins:
- the ASB16 gene encoding ankyrin repeat and SOCS box protein 16 encodes the protein MARESFAFSPSALRSLRLQRELLERDDRRRALARGSTERRLLPATPPSPPRRRQVCRDPAVHNALYAGDLRRVQSIFRDEAAANAVLETVSEELVWSPEQGLWVLSPRRQHTSALRIAAARGYEDCARHLLLRGAAVDAVVGGRAPLHDSAAAPHPNCARLLLAFGADPNVLSADGSAPLHLCTAPHSLRCAELLLAHGAQVNLGTRDRQLTALHVAARQGLVAHVELYLHHGADPSVRTHQGETPLNAAAAAAERPEDSERFLRVAERLLEAGAEPGAAGRKGHTPLHNACANGHPGMARLLLRHGADATVPNGAGDTPMDCALRAVREYRQQRPEETLALLLDHGALPAHPKMLRLCCQHPPALEVMLNAYDRVPPADGWVEAVPPELWEEHQEFYASAVRMAGQPRRLQHLARVAIRRHLGARCRAAVPRLALPPPLRRYLQLPIEGLIS